A genomic region of Phycisphaerae bacterium contains the following coding sequences:
- the gcvP gene encoding aminomethyl-transferring glycine dehydrogenase, with product MSHEFNAAQFLSPSDTFIHRHIGPSDDDIRAMLATLGYESLDALVQATVPAEIRVQKPLDLPPPRGEYELLAALRAIAAKNQVQRSLIGMGYYGCIVPPIIQRNILENPGWYTQYTPYQAEISQGRLEALVNYQTMVADLTGMPLANASLLDEGTAAAEAMTMAHRVAKRPQNGFFVAANCHPQTIAVVQTRAKALGIEIHVGDVQDIDFEKQGLYGVLLQYPATDGRVYDYSDLVQAAHAAGALAVVAADPLALTLLRPPGEWGADIVVGSAQRFGVPMGFGGPHAAFMATRDEFARQMPGRLIGVSKDAHGNPAYRLAVQTREQHIRREKATSNICTAQVLLAIMAGMYAVYHGPQGLRRIAQRVHGLTQVLAAGLRRLGIELGNEPFFDTLRIKVGKRAAAGVLSRARKQQINLRDYGDGTVGLSLDELSTKAEVAELWGIFAGKHEVPFSVEDLAGAGAIVYPAPLARSSGYLQHPVFNSYHAEHEMLRYLHRLQARDLSLCQSMIPLGSCTMKLNGTAEMLPITWPEFANLHPFVPPEQAEGYAELMRTLSAWLAEITGFQAVSVQPNSGAAGEYAGLQVIRAYHAARGQGERDVCLIPVSAHGTNPASSALAGLRVVPVACDAQGNIDLTDLRARASEHRDRLAAIMVTYPSTHGVFEAGIRELCQIVHEHGGQVYMDGANMNAQVGLCRPADIGADVVHLNLHKTFCIPHGGGGPGVGPIACAVHLAPFLPGHPVVACGGAQAIGPVAAAPFGSASILPISWMYIGLMGTAGLTKATQVAILNANYMANRLREHYPVLYTGQNGRVAHEFILDCREVQKTAHVTVDDIAKRLMDYGFHAPTMSWPVAGTLMIEPTESESRAECDRLCDALIAIRQEIRDIETGRVKYEDSALKHAPHTAAAVCATEWNRPYAREQAAFPAPWVKAHKFWPPVGRIDNVWGDRNLFCTCAGVEEVAAK from the coding sequence ATGTCGCATGAATTCAACGCCGCGCAGTTTCTGAGCCCCTCCGATACGTTCATCCATCGTCACATCGGCCCGAGCGACGACGACATCCGCGCGATGCTCGCGACGCTGGGCTACGAGTCGCTCGACGCGCTCGTGCAGGCGACGGTGCCGGCGGAGATCCGTGTGCAGAAGCCACTCGATCTGCCGCCGCCACGGGGGGAATACGAGCTGCTGGCGGCGCTGCGCGCGATCGCGGCGAAGAACCAGGTGCAGCGCAGCCTGATCGGCATGGGCTACTACGGCTGCATCGTGCCGCCGATCATCCAGCGGAACATCCTGGAGAACCCGGGCTGGTACACACAGTACACGCCATACCAGGCGGAGATCTCGCAGGGCCGGCTGGAAGCGCTGGTGAACTACCAGACGATGGTGGCGGACCTGACGGGGATGCCGCTGGCGAATGCGTCACTGCTGGACGAGGGCACGGCGGCCGCCGAAGCGATGACGATGGCGCACCGCGTCGCCAAGCGCCCGCAGAACGGGTTCTTCGTGGCGGCGAACTGCCACCCGCAGACGATCGCTGTCGTGCAGACGCGGGCGAAGGCCCTGGGGATCGAGATTCACGTCGGCGACGTGCAGGACATCGATTTCGAGAAGCAGGGCCTGTACGGCGTCCTGCTGCAATACCCGGCGACGGACGGGCGCGTCTACGACTACAGCGACCTGGTGCAGGCAGCGCACGCGGCCGGGGCGCTGGCCGTGGTGGCGGCGGACCCGCTGGCGCTGACGCTGCTGAGGCCGCCGGGCGAGTGGGGTGCTGACATCGTGGTCGGGTCGGCGCAGCGGTTCGGCGTGCCGATGGGCTTCGGCGGGCCGCATGCGGCGTTCATGGCGACGCGCGACGAATTCGCGCGGCAGATGCCGGGGCGGCTGATCGGCGTATCGAAGGACGCGCACGGCAATCCGGCGTATCGCCTGGCCGTGCAGACGCGCGAGCAGCATATTCGGCGCGAGAAGGCGACGAGCAACATTTGCACGGCGCAGGTGCTGCTGGCGATCATGGCCGGCATGTACGCGGTGTACCACGGGCCGCAGGGCTTGCGGCGGATCGCACAGCGTGTGCATGGGCTGACGCAGGTGCTGGCGGCGGGGCTGCGGCGACTGGGGATCGAGCTCGGGAACGAGCCGTTCTTTGACACGCTGCGGATCAAGGTGGGCAAGCGGGCGGCGGCGGGCGTGCTGAGCCGCGCGCGGAAGCAGCAGATCAACCTGCGGGACTACGGCGACGGCACCGTCGGCTTGTCGCTCGACGAGTTGAGCACGAAGGCTGAGGTGGCCGAGCTGTGGGGGATTTTCGCGGGCAAGCACGAGGTGCCGTTCTCGGTCGAAGACCTGGCCGGGGCGGGCGCGATTGTGTATCCGGCGCCGCTGGCGCGGTCGAGCGGCTACCTGCAGCATCCGGTGTTCAACAGCTACCATGCCGAGCATGAAATGCTGCGGTATCTGCACCGGCTGCAGGCGCGCGACCTGTCGCTGTGCCAGTCGATGATCCCGCTGGGTTCGTGCACGATGAAGCTGAACGGGACGGCGGAGATGTTGCCGATCACGTGGCCGGAGTTCGCGAACCTGCACCCGTTCGTGCCGCCGGAGCAGGCCGAGGGCTATGCCGAGCTGATGCGGACGCTGTCGGCCTGGTTGGCCGAGATCACGGGTTTCCAGGCGGTGTCGGTGCAGCCGAACTCGGGCGCGGCGGGCGAATACGCGGGGCTGCAGGTGATCCGGGCGTACCATGCGGCGCGCGGGCAGGGCGAGCGCGACGTGTGCCTCATCCCGGTGTCGGCGCACGGGACGAACCCGGCGAGCTCGGCGCTGGCGGGCTTGCGCGTCGTGCCGGTGGCGTGCGACGCGCAGGGCAACATCGACCTGACCGATCTGCGGGCGCGGGCGAGCGAGCACCGCGACCGGCTGGCCGCGATCATGGTGACGTATCCATCGACGCACGGCGTGTTCGAGGCGGGCATTCGCGAGCTGTGCCAGATCGTCCACGAGCACGGCGGGCAAGTCTACATGGACGGCGCGAACATGAACGCGCAGGTCGGGTTGTGCCGGCCGGCGGATATCGGCGCCGACGTGGTGCATCTGAATCTGCACAAGACGTTCTGCATTCCGCACGGCGGTGGCGGGCCGGGCGTGGGGCCGATCGCGTGCGCGGTGCACCTGGCGCCGTTCCTGCCGGGGCATCCGGTGGTGGCGTGCGGCGGGGCGCAGGCGATCGGGCCGGTGGCGGCGGCGCCGTTCGGCAGCGCGTCGATCCTGCCGATCTCGTGGATGTACATCGGGCTGATGGGGACGGCCGGGCTGACGAAGGCGACGCAGGTTGCCATCCTGAACGCAAACTACATGGCGAACCGGCTGCGCGAGCATTACCCGGTGCTGTACACGGGGCAGAACGGCCGAGTCGCCCACGAGTTCATCCTGGATTGCCGCGAAGTGCAGAAGACGGCGCACGTGACGGTCGATGACATCGCGAAGCGGCTGATGGACTATGGGTTCCACGCGCCGACGATGTCGTGGCCGGTCGCGGGGACGCTGATGATCGAGCCGACCGAGAGCGAGTCGCGGGCGGAGTGCGACCGGCTGTGCGACGCGTTGATCGCGATCCGGCAGGAGATTCGCGACATCGAGACCGGCCGGGTGAAGTACGAGGACAGTGCGCTGAAACATGCTCCGCACACGGCGGCGGCGGTATGCGCGACGGAGTGGAACCGGCCGTACGCGCGCGAGCAGGCGGCGTTTCCGGCGCCGTGGGTGAAGGCGCACAAGTTCTGGCCGCCGGTGGGGCGGATCGACAACGTCTGGGGCGACCGGAACCTCTTCTGCACGTGCGCAGGGGTGGAAGAGGTGGCGGCGAAGTAG
- the gcvH gene encoding glycine cleavage system protein GcvH, translating into MAVPNDRKYSQTHEWFKVEGDTVTVGITQFAADELTDITFVDLPKVGAQVTGGSHFGEIESVKATGELYCAVSGTVTAVNTKLADEPGLLNTDPLEAGWMIRIQCSDLSPLAKLLDGPAYDRMIAEH; encoded by the coding sequence ATGGCGGTGCCCAACGATCGCAAGTATTCGCAGACGCACGAATGGTTCAAGGTCGAGGGCGACACGGTCACGGTCGGCATCACGCAGTTTGCGGCTGATGAGTTGACCGATATCACGTTCGTCGATCTGCCCAAGGTGGGGGCGCAAGTGACGGGGGGGAGCCACTTTGGCGAGATCGAATCGGTCAAGGCGACCGGCGAGCTGTATTGCGCGGTGTCGGGGACGGTGACGGCGGTGAACACGAAGCTCGCCGACGAGCCGGGGCTGCTCAACACGGATCCGCTGGAAGCGGGGTGGATGATCCGGATCCAGTGCAGCGATCTCAGCCCGCTCGCGAAGCTGCTGGACGGGCCCGCCTACGACCGGATGATCGCGGAACACTAG
- a CDS encoding tetratricopeptide repeat protein produces the protein MSRGRAQRRAASESPRGAVQDTSARVTGDLRVVVGLFVLALLVRLIYLYQSAANPTFYAPIVDADTYHNLARSLVAGKPLTKEWFWQPFFYPMYLAVVYAVSGSSILFAKIVQAGLGALTCVLTYRLGARIFDRRTGVVAGIVVAFYAPLIFLEGELLAEGWAALWGVVLLLLLLRAQATLGMGACGALGVCGALSVLTRPTFLPPFVAACVWLLVVAWRRGGGKRAGQVAGVVAAGFACVALPVASLSSRASGRFTILPASGGINFYIGNNPHYDELVTVQPGDEWERLTLLPEQDGRTAFWDKADWFYAQTRDYAATQPGAFVAGLAHKALQFVNSREIPRNVNVYLFAQWSGLIRLLVWKLGGFGFPFGVVLPLAVVGLIWRARRVPAPVWLFLTLYPLAVVLVFVTGRYRVPLVPVVVLLAAAGALALVDLVARRRWGQSALAGGVLGGCVLLGTVPGPFVEERLDFKPAMYRCVGDVRAMTGDVDAALAAYDRALEIQPGYALALNNRGALLLDRGRTDEAVESFLAAVRVQPDYARAQANLGFAHLAQGRLEEADTYLSQALRLDPRALRASEMYAARARILAQRGRLDEAAAQLQAALQLKPGQVELRAALAALLIQQGRIEEAIGEYEMLVSVQPQDAGLREDLGLLLCRQGRLAQGAAQYRMALALDARRASARLKLGLALEQQGDLAAAIAEYREVLRLDPENAGARAALEAARQRTGGVSP, from the coding sequence ATGTCGCGCGGGCGGGCACAGCGCCGTGCAGCTTCGGAGTCGCCGCGCGGCGCGGTGCAGGACACTTCTGCCCGGGTGACCGGGGACCTGCGGGTCGTCGTGGGGCTGTTCGTCCTCGCGCTGCTGGTGCGGTTGATCTACCTGTACCAAAGCGCGGCCAACCCGACGTTCTACGCACCAATCGTCGACGCCGATACGTACCACAACCTGGCGCGGAGTCTGGTCGCGGGCAAGCCGCTGACCAAGGAGTGGTTCTGGCAACCCTTCTTCTATCCCATGTACCTGGCCGTGGTGTACGCAGTCAGCGGATCGTCGATCCTGTTTGCGAAGATCGTGCAGGCGGGGCTGGGGGCGCTGACGTGCGTACTGACGTATCGGCTGGGGGCGCGCATCTTTGATCGCCGGACGGGCGTGGTCGCGGGGATCGTGGTCGCGTTTTACGCCCCGCTGATCTTCCTGGAGGGGGAGCTGCTGGCGGAGGGGTGGGCGGCGCTGTGGGGCGTGGTGTTGCTGTTGCTACTGCTGCGGGCGCAGGCGACGCTGGGGATGGGGGCCTGTGGGGCGCTGGGCGTCTGTGGGGCACTGAGCGTGCTGACGCGGCCGACGTTTCTGCCGCCATTCGTTGCCGCGTGCGTGTGGCTCCTGGTCGTGGCGTGGAGACGCGGCGGCGGGAAGCGGGCAGGGCAGGTTGCCGGTGTGGTGGCTGCGGGCTTCGCGTGCGTGGCGCTGCCGGTGGCGAGCCTGAGCTCTCGCGCCAGCGGGCGATTCACGATCTTGCCGGCGTCGGGTGGGATTAACTTCTACATTGGCAACAATCCGCACTATGACGAGCTGGTGACGGTGCAGCCAGGCGACGAGTGGGAGCGGCTGACGCTGTTGCCTGAGCAGGATGGGCGGACAGCGTTCTGGGACAAGGCGGATTGGTTCTATGCGCAGACGCGCGACTACGCGGCGACGCAGCCCGGGGCGTTCGTCGCGGGATTGGCGCACAAGGCGCTGCAGTTCGTGAACTCCCGCGAGATTCCGCGCAATGTCAACGTGTACCTGTTCGCGCAGTGGTCGGGGCTGATCCGGTTGCTGGTATGGAAGCTCGGGGGCTTTGGATTTCCGTTCGGCGTGGTGCTGCCGCTGGCGGTCGTAGGATTGATCTGGCGGGCACGGCGGGTTCCTGCGCCGGTCTGGCTGTTTCTGACGCTGTATCCGCTGGCGGTGGTGTTGGTGTTCGTGACCGGGCGGTATCGCGTGCCGCTGGTGCCGGTGGTTGTGTTGCTGGCGGCGGCGGGGGCCCTGGCGTTGGTGGACCTGGTGGCTCGCCGGCGGTGGGGGCAGAGCGCGCTTGCTGGTGGCGTGCTCGGCGGATGTGTGTTGTTGGGCACGGTGCCGGGGCCATTTGTGGAGGAACGGCTGGATTTCAAGCCGGCGATGTACCGCTGTGTAGGCGACGTGCGGGCGATGACGGGCGACGTGGACGCGGCGCTGGCAGCGTATGACCGGGCGCTGGAGATTCAGCCCGGCTATGCGCTGGCGCTGAACAATCGCGGCGCGTTGCTGCTGGACCGCGGGCGGACGGACGAAGCGGTGGAGAGCTTCCTGGCCGCGGTGCGCGTGCAGCCGGACTACGCACGGGCGCAGGCGAACCTGGGATTTGCGCACCTGGCACAGGGGCGGCTGGAAGAAGCGGACACGTATCTGAGCCAGGCGCTGCGGTTGGACCCGCGAGCGTTGCGCGCGAGCGAGATGTATGCCGCCCGGGCACGGATTCTGGCGCAGCGTGGGCGTCTGGACGAGGCGGCGGCGCAGTTGCAGGCCGCGTTGCAGCTCAAGCCGGGGCAAGTCGAGCTGCGGGCCGCGTTGGCGGCATTGCTGATACAGCAGGGGCGGATCGAGGAAGCGATCGGCGAGTATGAGATGCTCGTGTCAGTGCAGCCGCAGGACGCGGGCCTGCGCGAAGACCTGGGCTTGCTGCTGTGCCGGCAGGGCAGGCTGGCACAGGGAGCAGCGCAGTACCGGATGGCGCTCGCGCTCGATGCGCGGCGGGCAAGCGCGCGGCTGAAGCTGGGGCTGGCGCTGGAGCAGCAGGGGGACCTGGCGGCGGCGATCGCGGAGTACCGCGAGGTGCTGCGGCTTGATCCGGAAAACGCCGGGGCACGGGCAGCGCTCGAGGCGGCCCGGCAGCGGACGGGGGGCGTTTCGCCATAG